AGAAAATCATCATAGGTGATGATATCGAAGTTGTAATATTAGGTATCAACGGCAATCAAATTAAAATAGGCGTTAAAGTACCCGAAGGTATTTCTGTGCACCGTGAGGAAATATATCAACGTATTCAGCAAGAATATAATGAGACAGAATGATATGAAAACAAAAATATCAGTTGGTGATAAATCTTATTTAGAGAATGCATTGGAAATTAATGAAGAAATGCAGGCTTTATTAGCACCATTATTAAAATTAGCTGAGGAAGATATAGATACCGATGTTTATTTAAAGTTACGAGCCGCGCATAGATTGTCAATGTGTCAGTATCGTGACCTTAATGCATTAAACAATAACTTCGAATAAATATATCAGGGTGGAATATGTCAAACAAACTACAAACCGCCGTAGAAATTGCAGAAGAAATTGAAGCCGCGATGTTTCCCGTAGTAACTGCAACTCAGAATGAAGCAGAACCGGATACTTATTTAATATGTCGTGGTGTGCATCGTCAGGCATGTAATTTAGCTCAGCGGTTAAGGGACATAAATAAAGATTATATCATGTCAGATAATCAGGCATTCGATGAATTGGAAGGTGTTGCGAGTGAAATAGAAAATCTAAGAACATATGTTTCTTTATTAATTGATACGGATAAAAGTCTGACCGGTGCACAATTACTTAGTATTGCATTGATTGCAGTGTGTAATATAGGCAAAGAAATAGCACGAGTCCGAGGAATAGAATATCAATAAATAATATCCGTCTCTGTAATTAACACAATTATAAATTATAAGGAAAATAACCAATGACAACCCTAAAACCTATCGAAATCGCCACAGGCCAAGATATTACTATTGAAACACGTGAAGTTTACGTCGTTCGTGGTGCTAATAAAGCCTATCTGACTGAGAGCGGTGCACTGAATAAATTAGCTTATATTCGGGCGCAAGAGCAGTTTGATGATGAATGCAGACAAAGCAACTATCCTTTAAAAGAAGTTAAACAGGAAGACGGAACAACTAAACTGATGTTTGGTGAAATGCGTCCTGAGTTTATACTGAGGCATTCTCGGATATTAAATGAGTTACAAGACGATATTAAAAAAGAAAAGGAGTTCCTTCGACTTAAAAAAGAACACGCTAAGAAAATGGAAGAACATAAAAGAGTATATGATGAATTAATGGAATTAGATAATAAACTCTGCTCATTACAAACAAAATAAAATAACAAACAAAATTTAATTACAGCGCCATCGCTGGGGGATCGCTTACGCTGAAAACGGGAAATAGAAAATGACACAATCAACTTTACTTGAAAGAAAGCGAAAGGCATTTATTCACGTTAAATTGAATGCATTACAAAAGAAACATGATTGTCACTCTGTGGTAGTCAAAGTGGGAAGATTTAATTACCAACTGGATTTGGACGAAGAAATATTAAACGTAGCCTTAATTCGTTTCTTTGAAATATATGTACAGGAACTCAAGAGCAAACAGGAAGCAGAAAAACTTATTATAGGGACATATAACAGCTTTTATACCAAGTTCGGAAATTTAACCGAAGAAGGTAATGAATTTATGAATGAGATATTAAAACTTATTGCCAAGAAAACGGAGCCAATAACATGACAAATAAATCCTATTTATATCTTGCTGATACAGCCACCCAAAAAGAGAAAGAAGAAAAGTACGACCTTGCAGCCGAATATTGGGAAAAGGCCAAAAATGTAGCCACCAATTTAAAGAATCAACTCTGGGCTGAATATCGTCAAGAACATAACAAAAAAAGACATTCATTACATCATTGCCATAGTACGGCATTAAGAAGCCAAAAAGAAAATAAACGAATGGCCGCAGCATTAAAAAGGCACATGAATAAACAGGCGGTGAATAATGACAGCATATGAACAAGCAATACAAGAAGCCAAAGAATTAGAAAGCCAGAATTTATTTCGTCGTGCTGCTGATAAATGGGGTGATGCTCTTTCTTTATCCAAAGATTACAAGCAAGAACAAGAGTGTACCAAGAATAATCTGCGCTGCGTCCGGAAAGCACAAATCAAAATACAGGAGGGGTGGTAATGGCGAAAAGAAAAAGAAGTAGAACTCAACAGGGTTTTGCGGGAATGACTATTCCTCAAGGAATCAGACTAGAACGCAACGAGGTAGCTGATTACACCAATGTATGTAAGCACCTTTCTAACTTTAAAAAAACCGGCGATCAAATTCAGATGCCATTAAATCGAAAACAGCGCCGTTTAGCGAAAAAAATGAAGATTGGATTTAAGGAAGCGAAATAATGAGCAAGAAAAATGAATTAGTTCCAGTATCAGCCAAAGAATTACAGATCGTTGAGTATCGCGGTCAGCGTGTTGTGACGACCGAGCAGTTAGCTTCGGGGTATGGTGCGACAACCCAGCAAATCACGAACAATTTCAACAGAAACAAATCTCGCTTTATTGAAGGCAAGCATTACCACCGCATCGAAGGTAATGAAGTCGAAATTTTGCGCAACTCATTTAGAGGTGTGCAAATTTCGAGTAAAGCACGCTCCTTTTATCTCTGGACAGAACGCGGCGCAGCGAACCATTCCAAGATGTTAGAAACAGACCAGGCTTGGAATTACTTCGATGATCTGACTGAGTTCTATTTCACCCGCCGCGACAGCATCACAACCGAAGCGGAACTGTTAAGTAATCCCGCGAAGTTACGTTCCATGTTGTCTGTGTATGCCGAAAATGTCGAACGCCTTGAGGGTGAGAACAAAACCCTGAGTGCAACGGTTGGCAGTCTGGAAAAACACTTTACCAAAGGCATAACCCTTCCTGCTTTCTGCAAAGGCCTGAACGGGGTGAATACCGCCAAGATCATGTGGTGGGCGATGGAGCGGAACTGGCTCTACAACGAGCAGAAAGACCCGGAGAAAAAACCGCGCTGGCGTGTCGCTTCCTACGCCCGTGATCGCTACCTCACCGAAGACGAAAACGAGATAAAGCCGCATGGACAAGATCCCTTTATCACCCGTACTGCTGTGCTACTGGAAAAAGGCTGTCATCGTCTTTACGCCCTGTACATGAAAGGCGAGCTTCCCATGAAGAAGAGCTGGAACGGTGAATACCAGCATGACAAAGCGGTTTATACGCCGGAGGTCAAATAATGAAAAAGCCTCATCACACTGAAACAGCATTTGATTACGGCAAGTATGGCGTGATTGTCATCACTGAGGCGGCGAATACTGAAATCGTAGGTTATGTAGAGGCACTGAAATCATTAGACGCAGGTCAGTATGACCGCGATTTATTGCTGGGCTTTGATTTGGTACTGGCTCTCTCTCATGGCTGGAAAGCGGGCTTTTATGAGCCAAACAATGAACAACGGTTGATGTTGTGGCGGTGGATTGTGTCAGCTTCATTCGTGCAAGAGCAAATAGACAGAAACGGCACCCGTGAGGTTGATAACGGTCAGGGCGGCACTGATACCGCCGCTATCTATATTAATGGTGCATCTGCAATCACGGTATACCCACTAGCAGAACGCCTGATGCTGGCAACCCATATTGAGGGGATCGCCTTTGAGCAGTGCGGTAGCAAAGAAGGCGCGGATATGGCGGTCAGAATGTACATGGATTTCGTCAATAAGCAGCCAGAGGAAGGTAACTGGTTATCCGAGAAAGGGCGTGAGGGACTTTCTATCCTGCACGATAGCTTAATCGAAGCGGTCGAGTCTGGTGAGTTTGACTCTACGCCGATCTTTCATTGAGAGGAGGCTCACATGATAACGAAAAACTTTCGCCTCAACGCACTCGCGAATACTTACGCAGCCTCCATCTATCACGACGTAACGACCCGTAACGGCGGCGATCACTTCACGATGCAAGTTGGAAAAACAGAAATCAACGTCGCTATTGTCGATGGAGTAAAAGGCATTCGTGAACTGGTGGACACCCAAAGTGGCAGAAGTGAAGATAACTCCGAAGAAAAACAAAAGGGGCAAGAAATCATGATCAACATCGATAACGCACAGAATGAAATTGGTTTATCCGGTCATATTGACGACGGGCGCGAGTGGGCAGATTGGTTATTGAAGAAGGCAAATGAAAGCAAGAAAGCCCAAGTAATCCCTTGGGTGAGCGTTCAGGACAGGATGCCTGTAGATGATGATAAGTGGGTTCCTTTGTGTCTTGTTTATGTTTCTTTTGGTTCCATTTCCCGTGCAGGTTACGACTACTGGAATACTGACACGCAACAATGGTCAGAACACGAAAACGATGAGGTCACCCACTGGTGCTACATGGATGATGTCCCTGCGCCAGTAGTAGAGGAGAAACGGGCATGAATAAAATTAAAAATCCAGTTGTTCTGGTCAATATCCATGAGAATCACGCAGACAGCCTGACTGTCGCAGTCACCGATGGCTCTAATGATTGGCGTGATATGCAATTGGCCATAGCGGCTAATTTAGATAAACCAATTGGAGATGATAACCAAAGATTGATAGATCATGTTTTGTTTTATACCGCTCAGGCATTAGTGAAGTCACGGGAAGAAAACAAAAAATTAAAAGAGGTGATTCGAGACATTTGTAACGATTGTGGAGAGACCGAATGCGGTCATTACAATATACGTTACACAATTGACATGGATATCATCACCGCAGCGTGTAAGTTAATTGAGGATATGGACAAAAATGACCAATAACTCCTTCCACCTGACTCAAATCATCGCCTCAGTCTGGGGCGATCCTGCTGATATCACCGATGTAGTCTGGCATTCTGGATACCGTAAGCCAGAACGGGGAGAAAAGGAAATCGCCGAACTCGTTATTGACATCATGAACGGGGTGCCCGATGAGGTGCCCTACTCCGCAAGACCGAAGAATTTGAGCGATATTCTCATAGCAGAACTGAGCGACATTATTTTCGGCGCAACGTGGGGTGATAAAGCAACACCTGCAAAGGTGGCGAGGGTTATTTTGGAAAATGGATATCAGAAAGGAGGCGAGTGATGGCAGAATCACCCTACATCAAAACAAAGGAACTGGCAGATCGGTATGGTGTAAAACCGCACACAATAAGATTGTGGTGCAGCAATGGGAAGCAGAAAAGAGAAGGCTTCCCAAAGCCCAGATTTAAATCTGACCAGCTTAACTTTTTACGGCAAGATATTCTTGAGTGGGAGGGCGGGAAACAATTTTAGTCAGCTTATCCCACCAGCGCTCGTATGCCTCTCTCTGCTCATTTAGGTAGGTGTGCTTATCGTACACCTGCCACACACCCGGTAGTTTATGACCAATCATGATTTCAGCTACGTGAGGCGATGTTAATTCAGATACTCCGGTGCGCATGGTTCTTCGTAAGTCGTGGATTGACCAAGAAACATAGGAATCACCAAGATATTCAGACATTTTTTTATTGAGAGTTAAGATTATGTTAGAATAACTTCTCTTTGTAAATGACTCTCCACGGCGCACAGTAAGCAGATATTCACTCCCATAGTTTAATTTCTTCGCCTGCCCAATTAACTCCTTAGCCGCAGGAATAATGGGTCTAATAATGGGTTTTTTAGATCTTCTGCCTGTCTTGTGATTTTTAGGAGGAACAATCCAAACATTCTTCTCATAGTCAAAGTCGCTAACTTTGGCTTTCAATAGCTCACCAATACGACAACCAAATAACAAGCACAATTTTATTATTAGTGCATTACGTGGATTATATTTAGGGTTATTAATAACACAGAAAAGAACCACCAATTCTTCTTCGCTCAATGTTCTTTCGCCAATTTCAGAATCTAAATCGGTATCGTCATCTATATATTTTCCACTTATATCACTTTTTTCTACATCAGATAATGGAGTGAGGTTGGTTATTCCCCTCCGAACAGCCCACTTATGAGCCTTCTTAGAATATGTTAATATGCGATCACCAATAGAAGGAACCTGTTTGGCAACATCTTCAATCAAAGAAAGCCAGACATGAAGTGTCAGCTCGTCATGGGGTAATTTGCCGATTTTTGGGAAGACATAAATTTCGAAAGAACGTAATATATTATCAGCATTAACCTTTGTTCCCTGCATTGTAATTTTCCACCACTCCCGTATTAATTCCTCTACGGTCACAGCGCTTAATGCTGACTCTTTGTGTATCCGTTTAACTATTTTAGGATTACGGTGTTGTTCCAATTCTCCACGGTAGGAAGTTACAGCGTCACGAGCTTCTTTTAAGCTAGTTGCTGGATAGGTTCCGATGTCAATTCGATCCCCTTTCCCGTTCCAGCGATACCTGAGTTGAAATATGATTTTTCCTTTAGGTGTCACACGAACAGACAGACCATCCCTATCTGACTTGGTAGTGATTTTTTCTTGAGGCCTACCATTAATAGAACGGAGCCAAGAATCAGTAATTGCCATATCATCTTCCTCAAAAAGTAATACAGCTTTTAATGTAGTTTATGTACATCGTTATGTACATTTTTTTCATGACATTTGATGAATCTCTGTGACTATTTATGCTTAAGGAAAGCAGAAAATAAATAAAATTACAATTAAAATCATTATATTAATT
The sequence above is drawn from the Xenorhabdus ishibashii genome and encodes:
- a CDS encoding PerC family transcriptional regulator codes for the protein MTAYEQAIQEAKELESQNLFRRAADKWGDALSLSKDYKQEQECTKNNLRCVRKAQIKIQEGW
- the csrA gene encoding carbon storage regulator CsrA, whose product is MLILTRRRQEKIIIGDDIEVVILGINGNQIKIGVKVPEGISVHREEIYQRIQQEYNETE
- a CDS encoding ORF6N domain-containing protein, which encodes MSKKNELVPVSAKELQIVEYRGQRVVTTEQLASGYGATTQQITNNFNRNKSRFIEGKHYHRIEGNEVEILRNSFRGVQISSKARSFYLWTERGAANHSKMLETDQAWNYFDDLTEFYFTRRDSITTEAELLSNPAKLRSMLSVYAENVERLEGENKTLSATVGSLEKHFTKGITLPAFCKGLNGVNTAKIMWWAMERNWLYNEQKDPEKKPRWRVASYARDRYLTEDENEIKPHGQDPFITRTAVLLEKGCHRLYALYMKGELPMKKSWNGEYQHDKAVYTPEVK
- a CDS encoding tyrosine-type recombinase/integrase, yielding MAITDSWLRSINGRPQEKITTKSDRDGLSVRVTPKGKIIFQLRYRWNGKGDRIDIGTYPATSLKEARDAVTSYRGELEQHRNPKIVKRIHKESALSAVTVEELIREWWKITMQGTKVNADNILRSFEIYVFPKIGKLPHDELTLHVWLSLIEDVAKQVPSIGDRILTYSKKAHKWAVRRGITNLTPLSDVEKSDISGKYIDDDTDLDSEIGERTLSEEELVVLFCVINNPKYNPRNALIIKLCLLFGCRIGELLKAKVSDFDYEKNVWIVPPKNHKTGRRSKKPIIRPIIPAAKELIGQAKKLNYGSEYLLTVRRGESFTKRSYSNIILTLNKKMSEYLGDSYVSWSIHDLRRTMRTGVSELTSPHVAEIMIGHKLPGVWQVYDKHTYLNEQREAYERWWDKLTKIVSRPPTQEYLAVKS
- a CDS encoding ANR family transcriptional regulator: MTNKSYLYLADTATQKEKEEKYDLAAEYWEKAKNVATNLKNQLWAEYRQEHNKKRHSLHHCHSTALRSQKENKRMAAALKRHMNKQAVNNDSI